The window TAAGGAAATGATACTATGGAACTTGATGAAATACAAGGATCAAGTAAGTTGGATGTCATAGTTGTAGGAAAGAACAATGTGCCAAATAGGTCTCAGGTAGGTATGTCAAATGGTCAAGACAACTCGGCTCGCACAAAAAAAGCACGACTTGCATTGGCACAACTCATTGGTCGTGTTGGGGGCCTTTGGGTAAGGCCCACAAGCTACTGTaacattattcataaaaaataaaataattttaaaaaaataaaaattatataatatggttAACTAGTCTGCAAAGCATGTGGGTTGACCTATTAAAGGTCTACAAAGGCACAATCTATGAAACCCTTGTCATGCCCCAAGCCCTGCCATTCCAATAGGATAAAACATCCTACAAGGCCCATCCTTTGGAGGGCCTCGGCACCACACGAGTTGTGGTCACGCTGAATTTATCCATATACATGTTTGGTCTCAAGTTTGGAATTTCTTTGATGCAATTTCAAAGATTTCCAAGGATGGTAACAAAAGGTGCAAATGTAGAAGTGTAAAGAAATATATGTTCGTGATGAAAAATATGGACCATGTAATCtcattagatattttaaaacGTGTGTTAGGAGTCATATTCATGACATTGCACTAGAGGTGGCAAAGGAGTTTGGCCGAACTGGCCCGAAGCTTAGCCTATGATCTTTTTTTTCACCTTGGCTTGCGAGAGCACAACTCATTACTGTGACAGGTCATAAAAATCCTAATATgacattattgataaaataaaaagttttctttaattagaatagataataaataataaaaaatgattttatatcatttaaaaaataaatacaaaatataatttgaaggATTAGGTTACCATTTACAATAATTGGTTGTATCAATTTGAAAgtacatataaatttgtaaaatttaataattaatttattaaccgaatacaaaaaaataattaaaaaaataaaaaattgtttaataaacGGAACTAAGTTGCtagatagaattaaaatttagttgaaatttgagagagtttgaaattaaaattgaatgaagaaTATGTAGAGATagattgagaaattatattttggatatGGTTTCGAGAGTGGGAgagaagggtttatatagaaaataaaaaaataaaaaaaaattcaacccaACGACTAGAGACTAAGCAAAAGCCAAGCCAAGAGATGTTTTGCTAGTGTAGGaacacattttaaatttaaattttttttattttttggcacGTTTCGTATAACAAGGGGTTTTACTAGCGCGTGGTATAGTCTATCTAACCCACGAGCTTGGCACAACCTATTGCAGTAATGAATCGTGTTCTCGTAAACTAGGCTAAAAACAGAGGGTCCAGGGCAGCCCAACCCCCTCCCACCTTTAGATTCACTTAATCTCAAAACTTGCATAAAGTACATTTTGTGAGAGGGCATCTTTCATCAAGCTTTAACATTTCCTGTGCAGGCTCCTGTATCAGGCTCCAAAAGCCAGCGAAAGATGGACAACTAATATTTCTTACTGCCGGTAAGCTTTTGTCACTCATCACTAGTATGATTTAGTATTATTCATTTGCCCCGAAGTTAGTTATTTTGGTCAGAAAGTAAGGCATTGGCTTCAATTTTTCAGGTGACAAGTCTCTCTATGAAACAGTTGAGGACTCGATCAAATTTACCAGTTGAGGTAGTGTCACAGGGTGCCATCAGTGCTCCAATGTACTCACTTAAAGGTCCATCAATGGCTAAATCACTCTACCCTACTGCATTTCCTTTGAAGCATCAGCAGAAGGTTTGTAATATCCCTGAAATCTCAAAATCTCTGAAACATATGCTATATAATCTTACAATTATAATGTTGGCAGGATCTGAGGATTGCCTTAGGATTCGCAGAATCTGTTTCTTAGCCAACTCTGATTGCAGCAGCTGCGAATGAACCATACAAGATGGCAAAATCTCATGGCCTTAGTGATCGGGATTTTTCAGCAGTTATTGAAGCATTGAAAGCTAAAAAGTGACGGCAAAGCAACGAACAAAGAAGATTAACGGTCCAATTTTTTTCAGAATAAAAGGTAAGTTTTTCAAGAGCCATTCATTGCGCCTCAATTTCAAAATGGGGCTACTTGAAGCCCCGTGAaaataattgtgtttttatGTGAAAGACAGCTTGGTCTTTTTAAAGCAGGCATATCACATCCTTTCTGGTGATTTTGCAGTTATTCTAAAGGCTTGTCTCACAGTGTTGGGAGCCAGAGGCTTCTCTTCATTCACGTGCTTGTTACtccatttataaacaaatattttagcATCCTTTGAGATATCAAGAATACCGAAATCTTTCAGCATCTATGGGATATTAAGAATGCTGAAATCTTTTAGAATCTAAAGGCATGAGTCGTGTACATATCAGATTCAGATCTAGCTTTTCGagaatttaaaatcatccaataacATACCGATAACACAGTTATACGCACAAATTAACACAAACTAATGCTCAGTTAATAAAACCCAAATCAATACTGACTATTAAATCCTTTCTAAGGAGTCAAAAGTACCACATGAATTGGCTGTTAACATAAATGCAGACCATTCATTTCAGTGTTACAGAGTACTAGTAACCAAGCCACAAACAAGAAGTCAAAGAACTGAGAAATTTAAGATTGTGACAGTGAGAGTTGATATATTGATTAGTACTATAATGACATGGCAACTAACTCAACAGCTCAACTTCTTGCATAAAAACTAATAGATGTACGTACACAAAGTTCATAACTTTCATATTTGTAAGCATAACAACATATTCAGTGCTAATCCTACTCcaaaatataaatgttttcacAAGATCGGGTAACAAACTCCCACGGTGTAATTCTCCAGATACAGTCAAAACAGTAACTCCTTTGTTTCATCTATTTTCATCTAAAGTTTCATAGTAGTGCTCACCCTTTTTCTGCAATATTTTGATCAGTCGATTTTCACAGAGGAATAGATTTTCCGTACAAACCAGAAGCAGGCATAGAAGCCGATAGTCCCAGTCAAGACAAAGAAAGCATATGAAATAATGATCATGTAACCAAAGTAAAGGATGCCAGAAACAAACTTTGTGATCTCCAACTTGGTGAAGAAGTAGAAAATTGAGTAGAGGAAAAGGTACAGCGCTGAGGAGCCAGCAGTAAGGTAAGATCTCCACCACCAGTTGTAGTCTTCACTGCATAACTGGAAGTAGCAGAGCACTATAGTAATCTCAGCGCAAGTGATCAATAGGATGATAAATACTATGAAAAGGAAGCCAAAGATGTAATAGAACTGGTTCAGCCATATTGATGTCAAGATGAAGAAGAGCTCAATGAAGACAGCTCCAAACGGAAGAATGCCTCCAATTAGTATGGAGAACACAGGTTTCATGTACCATGCCTGCTCTGGTATCTGCCTAGGAATCTTGTTTGTCTTAACTGGATCTTCAATGGCTGGCTTTTTGAAGCCTAAGTAACTACCCACAAAGACCAAGGGAACTGATATACCAAACCATAAGAAAACAAGAGCAAACATCGTTCCGAATGGTACTGCACCAGAAGATTGTTCTCCCCAGATTAAGGCATTTAGTATGAAGAAGATAGCAAAAAGTATACCCGGGAACATAAAGGCAGTTTTCAATGTATTTCTCTTCCACTCTGTGCCCTTGAACATTTTGTACAATCGTGCTGATGAGTAACCAGCAAATAAGCCCATGAAAACCCACAAGAGAACCATAGCAGTCATAAGCCCTCCCCGGTTGGATGGAGATAGGAACCCCAGTAAAGCAAAAATCATTGTTACCAGTGTCATCCCGAAGATCTGGACTCCTGTACCAATATAAACACAAAGTAAACCAGCATTGACTGGTGCCCTGAAGACATCTCCATGAACAAGTTTCCATCCTGTTTCTTCTTGAGCCTCATCTTGGGTTTCCAACTGATTATAGTTTGCGATATCTCTGTACAGAGTTCTCATCATGATCATGGCCACCATACCAGAAAGGAATAAGACAATCATCAGTGAGTTTATGATGGAGAACCAATGGATCTGATCATCATTCATGAGGAGGTATGTATCCCAGCGAGATGCCCATTTGATATCACTCTCCTAAAATGTTCAGAGTAAGCTGAGATAAAACTTGCCAATATGTTGGAGGAAGAGATGAATCAAAGAATTTATAAAGACAGTACCTTGAAGGTAACATCATATGTGAACACAACTTCCTTATCTTTGTCAACTTCTTGTGGAACAGCAGTTCCTTGAACTAAATTTTTGGTGTCTTTATTGCAAGTACTCAACTGAGGATTCTTCTCATCCCATTCCTTGTACTCATGATTAATACTGATTGCAAGGATCAATGAAAAAGCAAATGCATGAATAAGCTAATACTTTGACAACCAAAAGCAAATGAGCATGTGGCAGAAAAGTCCCTACTTTCTCTACATATCACAAAGTGCAACACATGCACAGTATACAGCGATGAACAATAAACActtaacaattttaaagatCACATAAATTTACATAACTCCCCAGACAAACAAATTAATGAAGACAATTAACCGAACACCAAATTACAACAAAATGCCAGAATTAAACAAAAGCAACGTGAAGGAGAACAGTACAAACCTGTTTGGAGTAACTTCAAACCCAACAATTCGTGCAGAATCAGTTTCAGGATCCTTGTGATACATGACTCTGAAGCTCAAGTGGTTATTGATAAAGTATTTCTCCTCCTTGCTCtgtgataattaaaaaaataaaataaaataaaatactaaaaagaaGATAGGCAGAAAACTATTCTACAGTAGCTATTGCTTTCTGCTTGCTGCATACCCCTTGGTAGTTTCCTTTGAACCCAACACGAAAACCATGGTCATATGTGGTAGACTGGCTTCCATCCCTTCTTTGTCTACGTACTGCAACTGGAAGGTTGTCAAGAATCCTGCAAATCCATTATGGAGCTTTCAGTGCAAACAAGCAAGATTTTTTAGTGAaccattaacaaaatatatgtccactggaaagataaataattagtGCATAACATGGACaaatagtatataaaatatccaTCACTTACAAATTAACCCGATATTCATCATCAATCTTTTCCCTGAAATTTTTTGTGGCTTCAGCATTAAGTTTCACTCGACAGGCTACTTTGCAGGGCATATCCTCTCTCATTTCAAACTGCAGTACAATTACGTACTTAGATCcaaatttaaaaggtaaaagAATGATGTCAACAACACAAGGTGTTTTCATCATTTCAGTTTGctattaaatacaaataaacaatataacacAAATGGGATACTTGCTCACCTGATATACAGAATTTTCAATCCTATCACCACGAAGAACCTCCCCCAAATTTTCTGCACTGTTCAAAATCTTCTTGGGCTTACAATATTTCAAGAAGTAGTAGTCATATGGCAGTTGTGTCTTTGTAGAAGACAACTTGTTAACTTTGACGTTGAGTGGATCCCTCTGTTCAGCACAAAATGCATCAAGAATAGTCCATCATGACAGGTTCTAGGATAACAATTGCACCATATCATCTCCAAAATTACAAGCTAAGACAACAGAATCTAAAACACAGAAGCAACAGAACTtgaaaaccaaactaaatcaagCCCAAATCTTTACACACAAACACAACCCACAACAAATAGTAACCAACACACAAACAATCCCAGATCCAAAACAAACCCAGAAACCATAAACCAAAACGACCACGTATCACAACAGATCAAACACTAAAAACCTCAGATCCAACTCTACACAGCAGAAGGAAACAAAACACGAAAAGGGCAGAAGCAAAATCACAAGACAAACAAAACCCACCAAGGAAACGAACAGTAAAACGACAATGATGGACTTAAAGACGACAAGAAAATGTAAAAGAGAGACAGGTCTAGAGATAGCTTACTCGTTGAAAATTACGAGGGGCAACACCGGGAAGATAAAAAGAGTGAGCAGAGGAGATAAAAAGGAGAGTGAAGAAAAGTGTTGCCATTATTTTCGTCGTTGGGGAGACTTTGGGTTTCTCCATTTTTACAGAGAAAGATGAGCCAAGAGAAGAAAGTGGTTTATGGAGTTAGAGTGGGGTCTGGGTCTGGCCTTTTATCTTGcatttccaaaaataaaaatttcattttttcagttaattttcgggttaataaattgataattaaaatattcctaaaaaaaatattgaaacttattttataaataaaaatctaattttgtaagtaacaaaattaaaattctaatagtacaagttttttaatgtaattttataaatcaatattatttcattaaataataaaaaaaataatggccaaaagacataaTCCCACCCAGGGTTTATTGCAAATCCAATTAGTATTtgttaaaaactgaaaatcaaaattcccatttatagagtattaaaattaacaaaagtaattaattttaaaaataaaatgattatttaacaaaaaaatatattaaaaataataaaatattattaatttctcctttaaatttaaaaaactaataattctaCTATCGCTCCTAACCTTTAACCTTGTTctcgaattaaacttaaaaaaaaaatcatattttccttcctttaagttttgtatttttaaatccTCTCACCCCCCTTCATCTTCTCCGACAACAAAGCCTGGATCGTCTTTGTTAAACTCTTCATCTCCAACGAAAAGGGAGAAAATCACTAAAGGGAGAGAAGGTCAAAgaaaatttacccaaaaaacagaaaaacataatttaaaaaaaaattattaattttctaaactaaccaaagaaataaataatattttcttatctttaatatattacttattaaataatgattttacctgaacctaataatttctattaattttaacacccTATAAatgataagttaattttttattacttaacgAATACcaatttatacttataataaacCTTGGGCGAGAATGTCTTTTagccaaaaataataaaagtataaatacatatttttaatacataatttaaatacacaaataatatattattatatgataaaataatatcaaattaaagataaaaaaacacataatcatatgataacaaatcatctgtatacctaaattgtgtattaaaaatgtgtgcatataacattactctttaaaaaaaaaaaaaaatcagtcatTCAATTTCCCACTTTTTGGTTTCCCAATTTGTAAACCTTGAACAAACACACCTTAATATAAATACTTAATTGACCCTTCTAAATCCTAATTAAAACATTCAAACCCCCACAAAATATGAACTTTCTAATTGCGAGTGTCTAGAATCTAAAGGTTGAAAAGCATTAGCACAACATACAACGAAACgacttaatttttttcacaaCTGAGAATGTGAGATTTGAACGTGTCCAGCTCTGCCAAAACCTCATCCTCCGGCCGGTAGATCAGATCAATCATCCGCCATATCTGCACAGCAACAATGGCAACACCAATTAAAAGAATGAAGAACAACTTTGCGctgttttagaaaaaaattggagAAAATTTGTTACCTGAAGTGTGCCACCTCCTCCAGTACTCTCACAATCATCAGACACACTGACGATTGTCCATGGATCAGATGCATTCCAGTTGAAGTCGACAACCTTGTCCCTGAATCATATACATGAAAATTGTTAATCATATGAGAAAATCTTGTTTGAATGTAACAACGATGAATGTTAACAGTTGCAAACAAACCGGATATGTTACGTCTGGTATACACCAAAAGATAATAACATGTCTGAAAGATACAGGATCCATTACCTATGCCCAGCATGTCGGAAGAATAAGCCTGGTGGAGAATTTGGCGTTCTTGATCCAGTAGAGTCTTGCTTTTTACCAATCTGAGAAACAAGAAATTCAGGAAGGCATCAGGCATGGCACTGGTTGCTGGAGTACATAGAATGGGGTGGAGACCGAAAAAGGAAATCCAGAAACATGAGACATAGATAATGTACAAGTGGACGATTGTGATACATCAACGATGGTCCAATTGGCAACTTAACATTCATAAAACACGCTATAACATGCTTAAATGTCAACACTTTACTCTGAAACTcatgatttaaagaaaactgTAATATAATGCTAATTTATACTTAATGAAATAGTCTCAGTCCAAAGTAGGCTCACTCGTGAATGGAATCCAACAAGGTATACTAACGGTACTGATTACGTGCTAATTCACATTTTATTACTTAAGTCTCATTGAAGCTTTTGAATGTTgtaaacaaaacatttaaaggatTAATATATCAGTAATATAAACTTACACTTCTTATCACATTCTAACTCAGCATTTCTCCTCtgcctttaaaaattattattcttaaaaGACACCATTTTGCTTAGTCTAGTTAATTTTCTAGTTTATTATCCATTTCAAATGCCATTTCTATAAATGTTCACCCACAGGAGAAAGAGATAATATCGTTGCCATGGACAAAACTTCATTGCTTCTCACCTTCTCATAATCCCAGATGTTTAAAATTCCATCCTCTGCTGAACTGCCAAAGACGGATGACTTGTCTGGTGACCACTGGAAACAAATGCATATATGTtagacaagaagaaaaataatggaCTACATTCCTAAAGACATAAAAGGAAAAGCAACTGGAGTTACCTGCACACAAAGGACAGCAGCACTGTGACCCTCAAATACATGAACAGGAGTCCCAACTCCACCAGACACGATGTTTCGACGGTCAAACATGTGAATTGTGTTATCAGCAGACCTGCAGTAAAAGCAATGTGCATTAAAGACAACCGAAAGAAAAACATAGACCGCATTTCctgaatattaaattatcagtTCAGAAAGgtgaataaatatatgtaaaacaAAATGGCAGAAAATCAATATTCATTCTGTTAATTACAGTTTCACAAAAGGGTACAACCAAAGAAAGAATGTCTCAGATTTATTACCCTGTCAGAATGAGATTTACATCATGAAGGTTCCAGTCAACACAATGAATATCAGCATTATGAGCTTTTTCAACCTGCCCTTACAACACAATAGAGCCAATACAAATCAAAGTCAAATTTGAAGATGTGGGAGAAAAACAGTATTCATTTGTTAGTGAGGACTTCTATTCTGGGTCCCCAAGACACCACATTCTCTTAATAAATCCCTTCTcgaaaagataaaattaatatctaattctCTGGAAGAAAAAGATCAAAACAGAGCagaaaactaaaagaaaatggatAGATACGCAGCAAAGAACAGTTACCTTCAAAGCCGGAGTAGAACCAGTTCTGGCATCCCATAGTACAAGGCAAGAATCATCACCTACACTGCAGAACTCCTGTGCACTACAAATACAGAATATACAGAACATATTCAGTAAACATGGAGAGATTCTTTACTGCTTCTACAGAATATTGCATAATAATTTCAGTGGCAATTTCAGCAGatcacttaaaataaaaaaatttaacacataACCCATGCATTTTTAACAAGATCATTCCAGTTACCTTGATGGGCAGAACTGAACATCTTCAACAGTGTCCTCATGCCCTAGGAAGATACCCCGCGGTCCAATAGAGCGGCTCTCTGTAGGTTTATCAGTACTCCCACCACCCTTAGATGAGCTTTTAGTATTGGCACCAGCAGATCCTGGAGATTTTGTAGAAGCTGGTTCCGCCGCCAAAGTTGAGACATAATCTTGAATACTCCATAAAACAACTGACTTGTCCTTACCTGTcaaaaaattctcaatcaacAAGATAATTTGGCAAGATATTCCACAGGAATACACAGTCCTACAATATTGACAACCAACCTTACcaataaaataccaaaaaataatacaacatATATTACTGCTGGCAACTTTAGTGATTAAATCACACAAATACAATAAACCTaaagaaataaggaaaaaaacctCCAGAAAGCACAAATGGCTCAGTTGGACTCATAGCAAGAGCAAATTCAGCATTATCTTGGTGCCCAGTCAATATCTGCAAGATGACATGCTCTAGGTTAGCAAGGCTCAATTTGGAAAGTGGACAACCAATACCAAAGCTATGGGAACAGCTGAACTCTCTCTATGTCTCTGCATATGTACACTTTGGGATTAAATTCTAAGTGGCCAAATACCAGCTAAACGcttaatttcatataaaatcataattgaaaataaacaacGGTGATAAGAAtcattcattaacaaaatgcaCCAGATCAGGACGAGACTCTGTAGCTCCCAGGACAGCATGACGGTTGGGTTGAGCCTCAACATCCCAAATGAGTACCTGTTTTGAATATCCAAAGAACTTTATTTACATTTGGCTTCATCAATTTACAAACctcaaattcaaatagaatttaGACCCTTGATTCTCTTAAAGTAACACAAGAGATGGATGCTTACATCAGGACTGTCAGTGTGTGTGGCTACTATTTTACTGTTTTGTGGGAGTTCCCTGATTCTGTTCACCTGTGAAATCATAACCATAGATACTAATAAGCTTCTATTGAAAGCTAAATTACCAAGTCATGCTTCCCATTGAAGTCAACAAATTACCCATGAGAACTCATAGAGTCACAAAGACcagaaaatgacaaagaagagaAGGTGATGATACCTCGCCAGGatgaataattgttttataCTTCTTCACAAAGGGAGAGCGTGCTTCTTCATTGAACTATAATAAATCAAGAGAGAAAAGATACCACAAGTATTCAATAGACCAAGCAAAGCCAATGCAATAAAATAGGGAATAAAATGATTAAGTGGGCAGCCAGAGGGGAAAAATTAACAGCGGTTATTTATAAGAACATCACCTGGGCTATGTGCTCTGCAGCAGCAACCCTAGGTTTAACAATCTCACAGTTTGCTATTACAAGTGTATTTGGAACACTGCCATCAGTCTAGgtacaaaaaaatgaaaacaaaacaagagGAATAATCAAAATCCCACAAACAGAATATGAAGAAAGCTGTGCaatgaaaaaaacaagagacgcatttatataaattatgccACCTAAATAAGGCAGGCATTACAATACCAAAGAACACAAACATGGCAAAAATCAATGCCAAGTTCAGTAATGTGAAAATTGCAGATTGTGTCTACCAACATGCCACATATTATTGTTTAGCCGCACAAGAGCACCACATTTCCAATTCTTTGCAACTAGATCTGGCTTTATGCACATCTAACTCTGAAAGCCACAAGTTTTCAAAGAGGACAAGATATTAACCATACTAAATGAAATTTCTGCCAGGTTCTTTCCATTCACAGTATAAATCCTGAGTCCGAAGAAGACATCAAGCAACTAAACAATAAGCAAAAGTAGAGTTAAGTGCTTTTCAAAAAGAGTCGCTTGCCTGTTCAGAAAGGTAAAGACGCTGACGATTCTTGTAGGTAGCTTGATCAAGTTGTGGACCCCATCTATTGGTACAAATTTAGACAATGATTAGATATTCACTTTAAGAATGAACTTCCGTTAGAAAGAATATCAAGAATTTTCAAGTGTACCACCACCAAAAAAtgcatatatacaaatataaacacACAAATCAATTAAAGAATGGCCAAATGATATCTAGGGGGAAAAAACTTCAATTCAAGTTTCTTCTCTTTCCATCAATATGTTAGGAAACAACAGATAtgttaaagaaataattgaagtTTGTATTGATTGTGGCTGTGTTTAAGAAAGACAGCAAGTTACAGATTAAGAAAGTAGCAAAGACACTCCCTAATCAGTCTCTTCAAAAGGCTGGAATCTCTCCCAGAATTGTTTAGCTTTCGAGATGCTAAACTCTCTCCCTCAATCAGAAAAATAATCCCACTCTCCTCTCAGGCTCAGATTCCCTTTTTATTCTATTTCTCCTCTAACCACCAAGATTGCTTCTGCCACATGTCTACCCTTTTTCAAGTACTCCTGACTTGTTTTCCTGCCCAGCTTTTGTGTTATGCCACCATGCCAAGAATATATTCCATAAATTACTAAGCAAATTGAAAACTGAGATCAAGAGTatgtttttctaataattttaaagaataaacCATGTACAATATATGGAGCTATACAACTCTAGGACCCTAACAGAACTCTTCCACTAAACCAGGAAAGAAACaacagaaaaaacaaagaatagaataatcaaatatttaacctATAACTACTCCTATACAACTGAAATTGGATAATGGAAtaacaagataatataaatatgaataaaaaacaaattttgaatttgaaaactttCCAGTTTCCAACACTTCCCCTACAGTTGGTGAATAAATACTAAACAATCCCAACTTGTCAACCAAAGCTTCAAAATCTGAAATATGAAGTCCCTTTGTTAGAACATCAGAAACCTGTTGCTTTGTAGAAATCTTGCACACAACCAGAGATTCAATCTTCT of the Mangifera indica cultivar Alphonso unplaced genomic scaffold, CATAS_Mindica_2.1 Un_0016, whole genome shotgun sequence genome contains:
- the LOC123205811 gene encoding transmembrane 9 superfamily member 7, which codes for MEKPKVSPTTKIMATLFFTLLFISSAHSFYLPGVAPRNFQRRDPLNVKVNKLSSTKTQLPYDYYFLKYCKPKKILNSAENLGEVLRGDRIENSVYQFEMREDMPCKVACRVKLNAEATKNFREKIDDEYRVNLILDNLPVAVRRQRRDGSQSTTYDHGFRVGFKGNYQGSKEEKYFINNHLSFRVMYHKDPETDSARIVGFEVTPNSINHEYKEWDEKNPQLSTCNKDTKNLVQGTAVPQEVDKDKEVVFTYDVTFKESDIKWASRWDTYLLMNDDQIHWFSIINSLMIVLFLSGMVAMIMMRTLYRDIANYNQLETQDEAQEETGWKLVHGDVFRAPVNAGLLCVYIGTGVQIFGMTLVTMIFALLGFLSPSNRGGLMTAMVLLWVFMGLFAGYSSARLYKMFKGTEWKRNTLKTAFMFPGILFAIFFILNALIWGEQSSGAVPFGTMFALVFLWFGISVPLVFVGSYLGFKKPAIEDPVKTNKIPRQIPEQAWYMKPVFSILIGGILPFGAVFIELFFILTSIWLNQFYYIFGFLFIVFIILLITCAEITIVLCYFQLCSEDYNWWWRSYLTAGSSALYLFLYSIFYFFTKLEITKFVSGILYFGYMIIISYAFFVLTGTIGFYACFWFVRKIYSSVKID
- the LOC123205812 gene encoding WD-40 repeat-containing protein MSI4-like, translating into MKERTKGMERSVDERYTQWKSLVPVLYDWLANHNLVWPSLSCRWGPQLDQATYKNRQRLYLSEQTDGSVPNTLVIANCEIVKPRVAAAEHIAQFNEEARSPFVKKYKTIIHPGEVNRIRELPQNSKIVATHTDSPDVLIWDVEAQPNRHAVLGATESRPDLILTGHQDNAEFALAMSPTEPFVLSGGKDKSVVLWSIQDYVSTLAAEPASTKSPGSAGANTKSSSKGGGSTDKPTESRSIGPRGIFLGHEDTVEDVQFCPSSAQEFCSVGDDSCLVLWDARTGSTPALKVEKAHNADIHCVDWNLHDVNLILTGSADNTIHMFDRRNIVSGGVGTPVHVFEGHSAAVLCVQWSPDKSSVFGSSAEDGILNIWDYEKIGKKQDSTGSRTPNSPPGLFFRHAGHRDKVVDFNWNASDPWTIVSVSDDCESTGGGGTLQIWRMIDLIYRPEDEVLAELDTFKSHILSCEKN